A region from the Triticum urartu cultivar G1812 chromosome 1, Tu2.1, whole genome shotgun sequence genome encodes:
- the LOC125521383 gene encoding ribonuclease MRP protein subunit POP4-like yields the protein MSTISDQKKRTLEAIQQRYAAAKAKKLQDEQPKCPKNKESTPKPKFDARRKGKTPESTPRTSGQLPTFRAQGNSSNQQKPSASSGGEINPIYSEISFALHENLSQVDYADPDSTDVVQSVIYDIIQKGGEAGKISKGSKKLKLDRGILLDNYVQRGPILVDAQSRSLLIHSKRSKRHMSLKQHKKCGSFDLHDTFRRFDLYKPMHEMWKDYMRELTKSTPKKQLSENLLSADLHGALIIVAQCKAASYQGVSGIMIRDTAETFGIISEDNRFRVVPKAGSVFVLQADCWKVTLIGDKLSPKEKLKESQRLQRAQSLIR from the exons ATGTCAACTATTTCTGATCAGAAGAAACGAACCTTAGAAGCTATTCAACAACGGTATGCAGCAGCTAAAGCTAAGAAGCTGCAAGATGAACAGCCCAAGTGCCCGAAGAACAAAGAGAGTACTCCCAAGCCCAAGTTTGATGCACGGAGGAAAGGAAAAACTCCTGAATCCACTCCTCGAACTTCTGGCCAGCTGCCTACATTTAGAG CTCAAGGAAACTCCAGTAATCAACAAAAGCCTTCTGCCTCCTCAG GTGGAGAAATCAACCCTATATACTCTGAGATTTCATTTGCTCTTCATGAAAATTTGTCCCAAGTTGACTATGCA GATCCCGACAGCACAGACGTAGTTCAAAGTGTCATATATGATATAATTCAGAAAGGTGGAGAAGCCGGGAAAATTTCCAAGGGATCGAAAAAGTTAAAGTTGGATAGAGGGATTCTTTTGGATAACTATGTTCAAAGGGGTCCTATATTAGTGGATGCACAATCACGATCtttgttgatccactcgaagcGATCAAAAAGGCACATGTCACTGAAGCAACATAAGAAATGTGGGTCATTTGATTTACATGATACATTCCGCAG GTTTGACCTCTATAAGCCAATGCATGAAATGTGGAAAGACTATATGCGAGAGCTTACAAAAAGTACTCC GAAAAAGCAATTGTCGGAAAACCTCCTTTCAGCAGATCTTCATGGGGCGCTTATAATAG TGGCACAATGCAAAGCAGCCTCATATCAAGGTGTAAGTGGCATCATGATTCGTGACACTGCAGAGACTTTTGGAATTATATCAGAGGACAACCGCTTCCGAG TTGTGCCGAAAGCTGGGTCAGTTTTCGTCCTCCAAGCTGATTGCTGGAAGGTTACACTAATCGGCGACAAACTGTCGCCAAAGGAGAAGTTGAAGGAAAGCCAGCGTCTGCAGCGTGCGCAATCACTGATCAGATAG
- the LOC125521376 gene encoding uncharacterized protein LOC125521376: MIYKRAAYWEHNYFFDIADRTETRLEPARAYDIPRNMMQIFSMKLAKAPINSGSIQLYGYIAARDEVDLRLNYVFNRSRDDPIIVQQGSLIEMNGPKRAILLIFDVLLEFDMRIKNGENEEDDLQLIDGISEFDGLRMSWRPHEVRIGGNCGAVDTSFALVHSSVEATVQVIISKVQTGFDLSLSSTIALLEMNKEFQLFSGNISESCGLESFVIAVTWDTLMNLKFKVDHEGCNNNIERNCSFKAKLNGHTSHQLNLETASILVKVTWAVLPASLSN, from the coding sequence ATGATATACAAGAGAGCGGCTTATTGGGAACATAATTACTTTTTTGATATCGCTGACCGTACAGAGACTCGGTTGGAGCCAGCGCGTGCATACGATATACCGCGTAACATGATGCAGATCTTTTCAATGAAGTTAGCTAAAGCTCCTATCAACAGTGGCTCAATACAGTTATATGGATATATAGCAGCACGTGATGAAGTTGATCTAAGACTCAATTATGTTTTCAATCGTAGCAGGGATGATCCCATCATCGTGCAGCAGGGTTCTCTAATTGAAATGAACGGCCCTAAGAGAGCCATCCTGTTGATATTTGATGTGCTACTTGAGTTTGACATGAGGATCAAGAATGGGGAGAATGAAGAGGATGATTTACAGCTGATTGATGGAATCTCAGAATTTGACGGTTTACGCATGTCGTGGAGACCGCACGAGGTTCGCATTGGTGGAAATTGTGGTGCAGTTGATACGTCTTTTGCACTTGTTCATAGTTCAGTTGAGGCCACAGTACAAGTTATCATATCAAAAGTGCAGACTGGCTTTGATTTATCTCTCAGTTCTACGATTGCTCTTCTGGAGATGAATAAAGAATTCCAGCTCTTCAGTGGAAATATTAGTGAGTCCTGTGGCTTAGAAAGCTTTGTGATTGCTGTCACATGGGATACGCTGATGAATTTGAAGTTCAAGGTTGATCACGAAGGCTGTAACAATAATATTGAACGCAATTGTTCCTTCAAAGCTAAGTTAAATGGACACACCAGCCATCAGCTAAATCTCGAGACTGCCTCAATTTTAGTTAAGGTGACTTGGGCTGTGTTGCCTGCATCGTTGAGCAATTAA